A single Brassica rapa cultivar Chiifu-401-42 chromosome A04, CAAS_Brap_v3.01, whole genome shotgun sequence DNA region contains:
- the LOC103865184 gene encoding zinc transporter 3 gives MVKNVKLLLFFISISLLLIAVAEAQDGHEGHSHSRNPKCECSHDHDQENKAGAQKYKIAAVPSVLIAGVIGVLFPLLGKVFPSLRPETPFFFVTKAFAAGVILSTGFMHVLPEAYEMLNSPCLTSEAWDFPFTGFIAMVAAILTLSVDTFATSSFNKSHCNASKTIPDGESGELVVDSAKVQMLRTRVIAQVLELGIIVHSVVIGISLGASQSPEAAKALFIALMFHQCFEGLGLGGCIAQGKFKCLSVTIMSTFFAITTPLGIVVGMEIANTYDESSPTALIVQGVLNAASAGILIYMSLVDLLAADFMHPKMQSNTGLQIMAHIALLLGAGLMSILAKWA, from the exons atgGTGAAGAACGTGAAACTCCTActcttcttcatctccatcTCCCTCCTCCTGATCGCCGTTGCTGAAGCCCAGGATGGCCACGAGGGCCATTCTCATTCAAGAAACCCAAAATGCGAATGCTCACACGACCACGACCAAGAAAACAAAGCTGGAGCTCAAAAATACAAGATCGCTGCCGTTCCTTCCGTTCTAATAGCCGGAGTAATCGGAGTTCTTTTCCCTCTCCTAGGCAAAGTCTTCCCTTCTTTGCGTCCTGAGACACCTTTCTTCTTCGTCACGAAAGCCTTTGCTGCAGGAGTGATCCTATCTACAGGGTTTATGCACGTCTTGCCTGAGGCTTACGAGATGCTTAACTCGCCGTGCTTGACTTCAGAAGCATGGGACTTTCCTTTCACAGGATTTATTGCGATGGTCGCTGCGATATTGACGTTATCAGTGGATACATTTGCCACTTCGAGTTTCAATAAATCTCATTGCAATGCGTCGAAGACGATCCCTGATGGAGAATCTGGCGAGCTGGTCGTTGACTCTGCCAAGGTGCAGATGCTTCGGACAAGAGTTATTGCACAG GTATTGGAGCTGGGAATAATAGTACACTCAGTGGTAATTGGAATATCACTTGGAGCTTCACAGAGTCCAGAAGCTGCGAAAGCTCTCTTTATTGCCTTGATGTTTCATCAATGCTTCGAAGGTCTTGGCCTTGGTGGTTGTATTGCTCAG GGCAAATTCAAGTGTTTGTCAGTAACAATAATGTCGACTTTCTTCGCGATAACAACTCCATTAGGTATCGTTGTTGGAATGGAAATAGCGAATACGTACGATGAGTCTTCTCCAACGGCTCTGATCGTACAGGGAGTTTTGAACGCTGCATCCGCAGGTATTCTCATCTACATGTCTCTGGTGGACCTTCTCGCAGCTGATTTTATGCATCCCAAAATGCAATCCAACACTGGACTTCAAATAATGGCACATATTGCTCTTCTTCTTGGTGCTGGCCTCATGTCTATATTGGCCAAATGGGCATGA